The following coding sequences lie in one Kamptonema formosum PCC 6407 genomic window:
- the gcvH gene encoding glycine cleavage system protein GcvH, with protein sequence MDFEYPSDLKYLDSHEYVRLEGEIATLGISAFAVDQLGDIVFLELPEIGDALEKGERLGTVESVKAVEELYSAVTGTVIERNQSIIDAPEQLAEDPYGEGWLLKVRIKDANDLDDALSAQEYRQQVEGE encoded by the coding sequence ATGGACTTTGAATATCCCAGTGACTTGAAGTACCTAGACAGTCACGAATATGTACGGCTGGAAGGAGAAATTGCCACCCTTGGCATCAGTGCCTTTGCTGTGGATCAACTGGGCGATATCGTGTTTCTGGAGTTGCCAGAAATTGGCGACGCTTTGGAAAAAGGAGAAAGATTAGGAACTGTTGAGTCAGTTAAAGCTGTGGAAGAACTCTATTCTGCGGTTACGGGTACAGTAATAGAACGTAATCAGTCCATTATTGATGCTCCAGAACAGTTGGCTGAAGATCCTTATGGCGAAGGGTGGCTGTTGAAGGTACGCATTAAAGATGCTAATGACTTAGATGATGCTTTATCAGCCCAGGAGTATCGCCAGCAGGTAGAGGGAGAGTAG
- a CDS encoding alpha/beta hydrolase yields the protein MDKKTIKRYLIGELSWKRLIRSIIFVYGFLCFYAFFLTDRQIFQPQSTSYQDSREILKLNSTPEVQISAIYLPNPKGVYTILYSHGNAEDLGDIRPILTTIRSLGVSVFAYDYQGYGTSQGKPSESESYKDIEAAYNYLTQKLGVPPQKIIIYGRSVGGGPSVDLASRKPAAGLILESTFISAFRTVTVIPILPFDKFANLNKIEQVNCPVLVIHGKADEVIPFWHGEKLFATAKEPKLSLWIETAGHNDLTNVAGELYLESLRKFIQLL from the coding sequence ATGGACAAAAAAACCATTAAGCGATATTTAATAGGAGAACTTTCGTGGAAACGCCTGATACGTTCTATCATTTTTGTCTATGGGTTTCTATGTTTTTACGCCTTTTTCTTAACAGATCGCCAAATATTTCAACCTCAGTCTACCAGCTATCAAGACTCTAGGGAGATTCTGAAGCTAAATTCTACACCAGAAGTACAAATTTCGGCAATCTATCTACCAAACCCAAAAGGAGTTTATACTATCCTCTATAGTCATGGCAATGCTGAGGATTTGGGAGATATTAGACCAATATTGACAACTATTCGCAGTTTAGGTGTTTCAGTATTTGCCTATGATTATCAAGGCTATGGAACCAGTCAAGGTAAGCCTTCTGAGTCAGAATCTTACAAAGATATTGAGGCTGCTTACAATTATTTAACGCAAAAGTTAGGAGTTCCACCCCAGAAAATTATTATTTATGGTCGTTCTGTCGGTGGCGGGCCGTCCGTTGATTTAGCATCGCGAAAACCTGCTGCTGGATTGATTCTAGAAAGTACCTTTATTAGTGCATTTCGGACAGTGACAGTTATACCGATTTTACCTTTTGATAAGTTTGCTAATCTTAATAAGATCGAACAGGTTAATTGTCCAGTATTAGTAATACACGGCAAGGCTGACGAAGTGATTCCATTTTGGCACGGGGAGAAACTTTTTGCTACTGCTAAGGAACCTAAACTTTCTTTATGGATAGAGACAGCAGGCCACAATGATTTGACCAACGTAGCGGGAGAACTTTATCTTGAAAGCTTACGGAAGTTTATACAGTTGTTATAG
- the gcvT gene encoding glycine cleavage system aminomethyltransferase GcvT: MAKSTEPSNAENLRPEATSSLARTPLFDLSLELKARMVPFSGWEMAVQYRGINTEHQAVRSRAGMFDISHMGKFGLRGKNLIEKLQTLVPSDLGRLQPGQAQYTVLLNAKGCILDDIIFYYQDPDPTTGEQRGVMIVNAATRARDKAWIGAHLELSGISFIDISKEKVLIAVQGPQATAHLQQFVKENLAAVKFFGHLEATVLGEPAFIARTGYTGEDGFEVMLDAIAGKELWRNLLAAGVVPCGLGARDTLRLEAAMCLYSQDIDDTTTPLEAGLGWVVHLDSKGYFIGRKVLEQQKATGVAKRLVGLEMEGRHIARHGYPVLSEGVVVGEITSGTLSPTLNKAIALAYVPTPLAAIGQQLEVEIRGKNYPGVVVKRPFYRSPKR, translated from the coding sequence GTGGCAAAGTCAACTGAACCCAGTAACGCTGAAAATTTGCGCCCAGAGGCGACAAGTTCTCTGGCTCGCACTCCTCTGTTCGATCTATCTTTAGAACTTAAAGCCCGGATGGTTCCCTTCTCCGGCTGGGAAATGGCTGTACAATACAGGGGGATTAATACCGAACATCAGGCGGTGCGATCGCGTGCGGGAATGTTTGACATTTCCCACATGGGGAAATTCGGCCTCAGAGGTAAAAACCTGATAGAAAAACTCCAGACTTTAGTACCTTCGGATCTGGGCCGTTTGCAGCCCGGTCAAGCTCAATATACTGTCTTGCTAAATGCCAAAGGCTGTATATTAGATGACATTATCTTTTATTATCAAGACCCCGACCCTACCACTGGCGAACAGCGAGGGGTGATGATTGTCAATGCTGCTACTCGTGCTAGGGATAAAGCTTGGATTGGGGCCCATTTAGAATTGAGTGGGATTAGTTTCATCGACATCTCCAAGGAAAAAGTGCTGATCGCTGTTCAAGGGCCGCAAGCTACAGCACATCTGCAACAATTTGTCAAGGAAAATCTAGCAGCAGTGAAGTTTTTCGGTCATTTAGAGGCAACGGTACTCGGTGAGCCTGCTTTTATTGCCAGAACGGGCTACACTGGCGAGGATGGATTTGAGGTGATGCTAGATGCGATCGCAGGGAAAGAACTGTGGCGAAATCTGCTAGCTGCGGGCGTGGTTCCTTGCGGCTTAGGGGCTAGGGATACGTTGCGCCTAGAAGCGGCTATGTGCCTTTATAGCCAAGATATTGACGATACTACCACACCCTTAGAAGCTGGATTGGGTTGGGTAGTTCATTTGGATAGTAAGGGCTATTTTATTGGGCGCAAAGTTCTAGAACAGCAGAAGGCGACGGGAGTAGCGAAGCGTTTGGTAGGCTTAGAAATGGAGGGAAGACATATCGCCCGTCACGGCTATCCAGTTTTGTCTGAGGGTGTAGTCGTGGGGGAAATTACCAGTGGCACATTATCTCCGACTTTAAATAAGGCGATCGCGCTGGCTTATGTTCCGACTCCCCTAGCTGCGATCGGTCAGCAGTTAGAGGTAGAAATTCGAGGGAAAAATTATCCGGGTGTTGTTGTTAAACGACCATTTTATCGATCGCCCAAAAGATAG
- a CDS encoding cation:proton antiporter, with amino-acid sequence MGHFAEVLSEPIVPFVVLLLVILSVPIIFERFKIPGLVGLLAAGVLLGPNGLQLLDKEMPTMKLLSDIGLLYLMFVAGLEVDIEQFRKKKHRSMGFGSLTFAVPMIAGTAVGRIFGFDWNASILIGSLLASHTLLAYPIVSRLGVASNESVMVTIGATIFTDIGALLVLAVCVAIHAGEFSPINFVTLLVSLAIYTAVVIFGFDWAGREFFRRTGDQEGNQFLFVLLAVFLASLGAQLIGVEKIIGAFLAGLAVNEAVGEGAVKDKVVFVGSVLFVPIFFVDLGLLIDVQTFIKSIVSVTIPLTIVMALISSKGIAAYLAKLIYGYNTKEFLTMWSLSLPQVGATLAATLVGYRAGLLTEDILNSVIVLMLVTATLGPIVTSRVAVGLTTTSKNVEAETFSKNWESTAENPALTVVVPVYNPDTERYLIEMAALLAHGNSGQIVPLAITAPHTQNMDAPQLEMALHRSETLLEKAQQMAVKLGVKSQPTLRIDNDISQAIARVAREQKAHLIVMGWGKRTGLRARLFGNVIDGVLWAAHCPVAVTRLLVEPNKIKRVLVPVENLNSEAVRLIQFARALGDSQLQITVLHLCNRGIKDSGIAWIHSQLLLLVAKSGVEGKAEVQIEVRRGVDVVREIVTASGAADLVVLRSTRNRTAAGLAVSDVTTQLLGQLTCSIVMLGEPHRLTNI; translated from the coding sequence ATGGGACACTTTGCAGAAGTTCTTTCAGAACCCATTGTTCCTTTTGTAGTTTTACTTTTGGTGATTTTGAGTGTGCCCATCATCTTTGAGCGCTTCAAGATTCCCGGATTAGTTGGTTTGCTAGCTGCGGGCGTTCTCCTGGGCCCCAACGGGCTACAATTACTTGACAAAGAAATGCCCACCATGAAGCTGCTATCAGATATCGGTTTACTTTACTTGATGTTTGTAGCAGGTTTAGAAGTAGACATTGAGCAGTTCCGTAAAAAGAAACATCGTTCTATGGGTTTTGGCAGTTTAACTTTTGCCGTACCCATGATTGCTGGAACCGCTGTCGGTCGAATTTTTGGTTTTGATTGGAATGCTTCAATTTTAATAGGTTCGCTGTTAGCTTCTCACACTTTACTCGCTTATCCTATTGTTAGTCGCTTGGGAGTAGCTAGCAATGAATCAGTCATGGTAACAATCGGTGCTACCATTTTTACAGACATTGGTGCATTGTTGGTATTAGCCGTTTGTGTTGCTATTCATGCCGGAGAATTCTCACCCATCAATTTTGTCACTCTGCTGGTAAGTTTAGCTATTTATACAGCCGTCGTTATCTTTGGCTTTGACTGGGCAGGTAGAGAATTTTTCCGCCGTACTGGAGATCAAGAAGGCAACCAATTTTTATTTGTATTGCTAGCCGTTTTTCTAGCATCATTAGGCGCTCAGCTCATTGGTGTAGAAAAAATTATTGGGGCATTTCTGGCTGGTTTAGCTGTTAATGAAGCTGTAGGAGAAGGTGCAGTTAAAGATAAAGTTGTTTTCGTAGGTAGCGTGTTATTTGTTCCGATATTTTTTGTGGATTTGGGGTTATTAATTGATGTCCAAACTTTTATAAAAAGTATTGTTTCTGTAACAATTCCCCTGACGATTGTTATGGCTTTAATTAGTAGTAAGGGGATAGCAGCCTACTTAGCTAAACTTATCTACGGCTACAACACTAAAGAATTTCTAACTATGTGGTCGTTATCTTTGCCTCAAGTTGGTGCAACTTTGGCAGCGACTTTGGTGGGCTACCGAGCTGGGCTGCTTACTGAAGACATTTTAAATAGTGTAATTGTTCTAATGTTAGTAACAGCAACATTAGGTCCAATAGTTACCAGTAGAGTTGCAGTAGGGCTAACAACTACCTCGAAAAATGTGGAAGCGGAAACCTTTTCAAAAAATTGGGAATCCACCGCCGAAAATCCTGCATTAACGGTAGTTGTACCAGTGTACAATCCCGATACAGAAAGATATCTAATTGAGATGGCAGCTCTGTTAGCTCATGGCAATAGCGGTCAAATTGTACCGCTAGCAATTACCGCACCTCACACTCAAAACATGGATGCGCCCCAGTTAGAAATGGCTTTGCACCGGAGCGAAACATTGCTGGAAAAAGCCCAACAAATGGCAGTAAAACTTGGTGTCAAATCTCAGCCAACCCTAAGAATTGATAATGATATTTCCCAAGCAATAGCCCGTGTTGCTCGCGAACAAAAAGCGCATTTAATTGTTATGGGTTGGGGGAAACGGACGGGACTGAGAGCTCGCTTGTTTGGCAATGTAATTGACGGCGTGCTGTGGGCCGCTCACTGTCCAGTGGCGGTGACGCGCTTGCTGGTTGAACCCAATAAAATTAAGCGCGTTTTAGTGCCGGTGGAAAACTTGAACTCTGAAGCAGTGCGGCTAATACAGTTTGCCAGAGCGCTAGGAGATTCTCAACTGCAAATCACTGTGCTGCATTTGTGCAACCGGGGAATTAAGGATTCTGGGATTGCTTGGATTCACTCGCAATTATTGCTTTTGGTTGCTAAATCAGGGGTGGAAGGTAAGGCGGAAGTTCAGATTGAGGTGAGGCGAGGTGTAGATGTCGTTAGGGAAATTGTCACTGCGTCTGGTGCTGCTGATTTGGTGGTGTTGCGATCGACTAGAAACCGCACGGCGGCGGGATTAGCAGTCAGCGATGTCACAACTCAGTTGCTTGGACAGTTGACCTGTTCGATCGTGATGTTGGGAGAACCACATCGACTGACTAATATCTAG
- a CDS encoding THUMP domain-containing class I SAM-dependent RNA methyltransferase, whose protein sequence is MTKYFATVARGLEPLAAQELERLGAQDVRPDFTGVYFAGDRALLYRVNLWARMIFRVLVPIAEFQCDDSDMLYREVQKIDWEEYLDTDNTLAVDCTGGNQKLNHTHYTALQVKNSIADRQRGNFGKRSNVDTKNPDLLINVHIHKDRCILSLDSSGGSLHRRGYRPAVGAAPLKETLAAALLEMAEWNPNLPFLDPMCGSGTLPLEAGLKALNIAPGLFREKFGFMTWRDFDEALWEQLWEEAENSELSELKAVIGGSDRDPEILTQARTNAQQAGLKDKIKFALTELSQLEAPADSGVLICNPPYGERLGDASELADLYKLLGDVFKQRFKGWNAFILTGNKELGKKVGLKTARRIHVYNGTLECTLLKYELY, encoded by the coding sequence ATGACTAAATATTTTGCTACTGTTGCTCGTGGTTTAGAACCACTTGCTGCTCAAGAATTAGAACGGCTGGGAGCTCAAGATGTTCGTCCTGATTTTACGGGGGTATATTTTGCGGGCGATCGCGCTTTACTTTATCGCGTGAATCTTTGGGCGAGGATGATATTTAGAGTGCTGGTTCCGATAGCTGAGTTCCAGTGTGATGACTCCGATATGCTCTACCGGGAAGTGCAAAAAATTGATTGGGAGGAATATCTGGATACTGACAATACTCTGGCAGTGGACTGCACGGGGGGCAATCAAAAACTGAACCACACTCATTATACTGCTCTACAGGTAAAAAATTCAATTGCCGATCGACAACGAGGTAATTTTGGGAAGCGCTCTAATGTTGACACAAAAAATCCTGATTTGCTGATTAACGTTCACATTCATAAAGACCGCTGTATTTTAAGCTTAGACAGTTCTGGTGGCAGTTTGCATCGGCGGGGATATCGTCCGGCTGTGGGTGCGGCTCCTCTGAAAGAAACTCTGGCGGCCGCTTTATTAGAGATGGCAGAATGGAATCCTAATTTACCTTTTTTAGACCCGATGTGCGGTTCTGGAACTCTGCCTTTAGAGGCTGGTTTAAAGGCTTTGAATATTGCACCCGGATTGTTTCGAGAAAAGTTTGGGTTTATGACTTGGCGAGATTTTGATGAAGCTCTTTGGGAGCAGTTATGGGAGGAAGCAGAAAATAGCGAATTGTCGGAGTTGAAAGCGGTAATTGGCGGTAGCGATCGCGATCCTGAAATTTTAACCCAAGCTCGCACCAATGCACAGCAGGCTGGTCTTAAAGATAAGATTAAGTTTGCTCTAACGGAGTTATCACAATTGGAAGCACCAGCAGATAGCGGCGTACTGATTTGCAATCCTCCCTATGGCGAACGTCTGGGAGATGCTAGCGAATTGGCAGACCTTTATAAGCTGTTAGGCGATGTTTTTAAACAGCGTTTTAAGGGTTGGAATGCGTTTATTTTAACAGGGAATAAGGAGTTAGGTAAAAAAGTGGGACTCAAGACAGCACGGCGGATTCATGTTTATAATGGAACCTTAGAATGTACTTTACTCAAGTACGAACTGTATTAG
- the hpxZ gene encoding oxalurate catabolism protein HpxZ, whose amino-acid sequence MTKINDPILVSELTELYLKYEKALCTNDIETLSELFWDSPDVVRFGVTENLYGSDRIRAFRQGRSPLNLEREMFNLKVVTFDADMAAVTLEFRRIIDGILREGRQSQMWRKFPEGWKIVSAHVSLLPL is encoded by the coding sequence ATGACTAAAATTAATGATCCTATTTTAGTGTCTGAGTTAACGGAACTTTATCTCAAATATGAAAAAGCCCTTTGTACTAATGATATTGAAACTCTCAGTGAACTGTTCTGGGATTCACCAGATGTTGTGCGTTTTGGCGTGACTGAAAACCTTTATGGTAGCGATCGAATTAGAGCTTTTCGCCAAGGCAGATCGCCTTTGAATTTAGAACGTGAAATGTTTAATCTCAAAGTTGTTACTTTTGATGCAGATATGGCCGCTGTAACTCTGGAATTTCGCCGCATCATTGATGGTATTCTGCGGGAAGGCCGGCAGAGTCAGATGTGGCGTAAATTTCCTGAAGGTTGGAAAATAGTTTCTGCTCACGTTTCTTTGTTGCCACTTTAG
- a CDS encoding peptidylprolyl isomerase — MTRAIMETEKGTIHLDMFDQDAPNTVKNFVDLAEKGFYDGLKFHRVIPNFMIQGGCPQGTGTGGPGYKIKCEINSNKHLAGTLSMAHAGRDTGGSQFFICHSPQSHLDGVHTTFGKTEDMDVVNAIRQGDKIISVKIER, encoded by the coding sequence ATGACTCGCGCTATCATGGAAACGGAAAAAGGCACTATCCATTTGGATATGTTTGACCAGGATGCACCGAATACGGTGAAGAATTTTGTAGACTTGGCTGAAAAAGGTTTTTATGACGGCCTGAAGTTCCACCGAGTCATCCCTAATTTTATGATTCAAGGAGGTTGTCCTCAAGGTACTGGAACGGGGGGCCCTGGCTACAAAATCAAGTGCGAAATTAACAGCAACAAACACCTGGCAGGGACTTTATCAATGGCCCATGCAGGTCGCGATACTGGCGGTAGTCAATTCTTTATTTGCCACTCTCCTCAATCTCATTTAGATGGAGTCCATACGACTTTTGGCAAAACTGAAGATATGGATGTAGTCAATGCTATCCGCCAAGGCGACAAGATTATTTCTGTCAAAATTGAGCGGTAA
- a CDS encoding PstS family phosphate ABC transporter substrate-binding protein, which yields MKRSLSIATLVLAQITAGTTLLSLTSCTPVTTAQKNVEPQSRQTVKISGAGAIYPALKVVAEAYEKKVTNTEIIFFPPNQSGGGIAGVKNSLVDIGALTRQLTTEENNGQLTYREIAKDALVVATNQSVKGVKNLQTKDLQKIYSGEIVNWRDLGGPDAKIIVLDRPEDESAKKLLRKYYLGKSVTITSSAVLLSQEPELIRAMQDTPYSIGYFSLAYAIANNLVVNRLSLDNIAATVENVKAEKYLMVRTLGIVYKTTPSQTVQGFLDFVASEEGATELLQSGFVPSTAKK from the coding sequence ATGAAACGCTCATTATCGATCGCAACTTTGGTCTTAGCGCAGATTACAGCCGGAACTACCTTGCTGAGCTTGACTAGCTGTACGCCAGTAACGACTGCTCAAAAAAACGTAGAGCCGCAATCACGGCAAACAGTTAAAATTAGCGGTGCTGGTGCAATTTATCCAGCCTTAAAGGTAGTCGCAGAAGCCTACGAAAAAAAAGTAACAAACACGGAAATTATCTTCTTCCCTCCGAATCAAAGTGGTGGGGGAATTGCGGGAGTAAAAAACAGTTTAGTTGACATTGGTGCTCTTACCCGTCAGTTAACAACTGAGGAAAACAACGGTCAACTAACCTATCGCGAGATTGCCAAAGATGCTCTAGTTGTAGCTACTAACCAGAGTGTGAAAGGGGTGAAAAATTTACAAACAAAAGATTTGCAAAAAATTTACAGTGGTGAGATCGTAAATTGGCGAGATTTAGGCGGGCCAGATGCTAAGATTATTGTACTCGATCGCCCTGAAGACGAATCAGCCAAAAAGCTGTTACGAAAGTATTACCTGGGCAAAAGTGTGACCATAACCTCATCAGCGGTGCTACTATCCCAGGAACCAGAATTAATTAGGGCAATGCAAGACACGCCCTATTCTATAGGGTATTTTTCCCTCGCTTATGCCATTGCAAACAACCTGGTAGTCAACCGCTTAAGTCTGGATAACATAGCTGCGACAGTCGAAAATGTTAAAGCTGAAAAATACTTGATGGTAAGGACTCTCGGTATTGTCTACAAAACAACTCCCAGTCAAACTGTCCAAGGATTTCTTGATTTTGTTGCTAGCGAAGAAGGGGCTACAGAGTTGCTACAATCTGGATTTGTGCCATCTACTGCGAAGAAGTAA
- a CDS encoding sensor histidine kinase, producing the protein MQIRHLFKKNLLIASARKAQILWRNARFKSMYSKLALNQKIIVPFLLVILTQAMVLMIGFGYWFSSSLEQQMIAEVESLSSLVLRDFNREEQHLQLQTRLVGDTAAVRSAVNQRDTVALLQILLPLKTTLQLDLIKVVDKDGGVLANLQNEELADAILKDQTAFDQALKGVYLSDLLNLKKPDGHLQSVLVGFAPVKSKDGIIGAIIIGTLIRDDLLKKLTIGTREHLMAFNQDKAVIASTLPIVRSNFSWVSPPQEARPQRVKIGGGEYFAKSVVLSGLNNSSLTVVLLNSVVPLDEARQALWRHLSIFFLLTGCLTTFVGIKIAQTIASPIQAITKVAQQATREANFTVQVPVTTSDEVGLLAISLNSLIGRVAEHTQEIEMARQHLEKRVEERTKKLSQKHDQLLQTHHQLRQALQNLRDTQSQLIQAEKMSSLGQMVAGVAHEINNPLNFISGNLKYVNSYVEDLMKLYRVYQQEYTLPNSAIENITEEIDFEFIVHDLTKILSSMKMGTERISQIVLSLRNFSRLDEAELKRVNIHEGIDSTLLIISHKIKEGIEIIKDYETLPPVECYPAQLNQVFMNILSNAIDALNSQENQEVKQIIIQTELDPPHAEQLHRALVRVRIRDNGPGIPPELKRKIFDPFFTTKPIGQGTGLGLSICYQIIEKHHGKIEVSSEIGQGTEFTIALPVSQSSTGHIPDSENV; encoded by the coding sequence ATGCAGATTCGCCACTTATTTAAGAAAAACTTGTTAATAGCTAGCGCTAGAAAAGCTCAAATATTGTGGCGGAATGCCCGCTTTAAAAGTATGTACTCAAAACTGGCTTTAAACCAGAAAATTATTGTCCCATTCCTGTTAGTAATCCTCACTCAGGCAATGGTGTTAATGATTGGCTTTGGCTACTGGTTTTCGAGCAGCCTTGAACAGCAAATGATCGCTGAAGTAGAGAGTCTTTCATCACTGGTTTTGCGAGACTTTAACCGGGAAGAACAGCACTTGCAGTTGCAAACTAGGCTAGTAGGCGATACAGCGGCGGTTCGCTCGGCAGTAAATCAGCGCGATACGGTGGCACTCCTCCAGATTTTACTACCTTTAAAAACCACTTTGCAACTGGACTTGATTAAGGTAGTAGACAAAGATGGTGGGGTACTAGCGAACTTACAGAATGAAGAATTAGCTGATGCAATACTTAAGGATCAAACAGCCTTCGATCAAGCGCTCAAAGGGGTGTATCTATCTGATTTGTTAAATCTAAAGAAACCAGACGGACATTTACAGTCTGTTTTAGTTGGATTTGCACCTGTAAAGTCTAAAGATGGTATTATCGGCGCGATTATTATTGGCACTTTAATCAGGGATGATTTACTCAAAAAGCTTACTATTGGTACGCGGGAACACTTGATGGCTTTTAATCAAGATAAAGCTGTAATTGCTTCTACTTTGCCAATAGTTCGGAGCAATTTTTCTTGGGTTTCACCGCCCCAAGAAGCTCGTCCACAACGAGTTAAGATAGGGGGTGGGGAATATTTTGCTAAAAGTGTAGTGCTTTCTGGGCTAAATAATTCTTCTCTAACTGTGGTGCTGCTCAATTCTGTTGTGCCTCTAGACGAAGCTAGACAAGCACTATGGAGGCATTTGTCAATCTTTTTCTTGCTAACTGGGTGTCTCACTACTTTTGTCGGCATTAAGATAGCGCAAACGATCGCTAGCCCTATACAAGCTATCACTAAAGTAGCTCAACAAGCAACGCGAGAAGCTAATTTTACTGTGCAAGTTCCTGTTACTACTAGCGATGAAGTAGGCTTGTTAGCAATATCATTAAATAGTTTAATTGGGCGGGTCGCAGAACATACTCAAGAAATAGAAATGGCTCGTCAGCATTTGGAAAAACGGGTAGAAGAAAGAACAAAAAAACTTTCTCAAAAGCACGATCAACTTTTGCAAACCCATCACCAACTGCGCCAAGCCTTGCAAAATCTTCGGGACACTCAAAGCCAATTAATTCAGGCAGAAAAAATGTCGAGTTTGGGTCAGATGGTGGCGGGAGTTGCCCATGAAATTAATAACCCTCTCAACTTCATTAGCGGCAATCTTAAATATGTTAATAGTTATGTTGAAGACTTAATGAAATTATATCGAGTTTATCAACAAGAATATACTCTGCCAAATAGTGCTATAGAGAATATTACTGAAGAAATTGACTTTGAATTTATAGTCCATGATTTGACCAAAATTTTGTCTTCTATGAAGATGGGTACTGAGCGCATCAGTCAGATTGTGCTGTCTTTACGCAATTTTTCCCGGCTGGATGAAGCGGAACTTAAACGGGTCAATATCCATGAGGGAATTGATAGCACTCTATTGATTATTAGCCATAAGATTAAGGAGGGAATTGAAATTATTAAAGATTATGAAACGTTGCCACCTGTGGAGTGCTATCCCGCGCAACTGAATCAAGTTTTTATGAATATACTTAGCAATGCAATTGATGCTCTCAATTCACAAGAAAATCAGGAAGTCAAGCAAATTATAATTCAGACGGAACTAGATCCGCCCCATGCAGAGCAACTGCATAGGGCGTTGGTGCGGGTACGAATTCGAGATAATGGCCCTGGGATTCCTCCCGAACTTAAAAGAAAGATATTTGACCCATTTTTTACAACGAAGCCGATAGGTCAAGGTACGGGTTTGGGGCTTTCTATTTGCTATCAAATTATTGAAAAGCATCACGGTAAAATTGAGGTAAGTTCAGAGATTGGGCAAGGGACGGAGTTTACGATCGCGCTTCCAGTTAGTCAGTCTTCAACAGGCCATATCCCAGATAGTGAGAATGTTTAA
- a CDS encoding DUF3747 domain-containing protein, whose translation MRISFKKTIATLATSALLTIGAVSSAIAFTFDQTEIEQANVAAIAQPRQDGSYQLLIIEQIPNKRQCWSESGSRPIIVNPLLMNFDFTNDCRRATDSNGFSIRMGGTDLALKYSLSLQNVNGDVILVGTPSDRNAQPIAIGRTQGTINGFMKVILEPGWRFTKRSYQGKTLGHFYFTSNQLAPGSTDTGGGTVDPSPTFKDIANDIYAAEIKEAVALGFVAGFSEDNTFRPQLALTREQLVSLVLESLKGIQGANIVIPTQASSRPYSDVETTRWSAAKIQFARDKNIVSGYKDGTFKPTQPVTRAELMAVMRRAAEFGLSARGMSPVLTPKQSPTNFSDIQSHWAAATISQMSSYCKVASPVNEVGSQFSPDSSAKRNYAAAATLRMLKCVKGQ comes from the coding sequence ATGAGAATTTCGTTTAAGAAAACAATTGCAACTTTGGCCACTTCGGCACTTTTGACAATCGGCGCAGTCAGTTCTGCGATCGCATTCACTTTTGACCAAACAGAAATCGAGCAAGCTAATGTCGCTGCCATTGCTCAACCCCGCCAAGATGGTAGTTACCAATTGCTGATTATAGAACAAATACCCAACAAGCGGCAGTGCTGGAGTGAAAGTGGCAGTCGCCCCATCATCGTCAATCCATTGTTAATGAACTTTGATTTTACCAATGATTGCAGACGCGCCACTGATAGCAACGGCTTTTCTATCCGCATGGGCGGTACTGATTTAGCATTGAAATATAGCTTGAGTTTGCAGAATGTTAACGGGGATGTGATACTGGTAGGGACTCCGAGCGATCGCAACGCTCAGCCAATAGCGATCGGCAGAACTCAGGGAACTATTAATGGCTTTATGAAAGTTATTTTAGAACCTGGCTGGCGCTTCACCAAAAGATCGTATCAAGGTAAAACATTAGGACATTTTTATTTCACCAGCAATCAGCTTGCACCGGGAAGTACAGACACCGGAGGCGGTACGGTCGATCCTTCACCAACATTCAAAGATATTGCTAACGATATCTACGCTGCGGAAATTAAAGAAGCTGTTGCCCTTGGATTTGTGGCCGGTTTCTCTGAGGACAATACTTTCCGGCCTCAACTTGCTTTAACTAGAGAGCAATTAGTCTCTTTAGTATTAGAATCTTTGAAAGGAATACAAGGCGCTAATATTGTGATTCCTACTCAAGCATCTTCTCGCCCTTATAGCGATGTTGAAACTACCCGCTGGAGTGCAGCTAAAATTCAATTTGCGCGAGATAAGAACATCGTTAGCGGCTATAAAGATGGCACTTTCAAACCAACTCAACCAGTCACTCGCGCTGAATTAATGGCTGTGATGCGTCGCGCGGCAGAATTTGGTTTATCTGCGCGGGGAATGAGCCCAGTATTAACTCCTAAACAATCGCCGACTAATTTCTCTGATATTCAGAGTCACTGGGCTGCTGCTACTATTAGCCAAATGTCTTCTTATTGTAAGGTAGCTTCTCCGGTTAATGAAGTTGGGAGCCAGTTTTCTCCTGATAGTTCTGCCAAGCGGAATTATGCAGCGGCGGCTACTTTGCGGATGCTCAAATGCGTGAAAGGTCAATAA